The proteins below come from a single Mucilaginibacter mali genomic window:
- a CDS encoding DUF4783 domain-containing protein produces the protein MMTRLFIMLLYIMPIGHTAPGPIDNAADLIKANNIHKLAEMFAPTVEITILNEENIYSAAQAEVVLQNFFKANPVKSMQIVHRVNSNPIIRYAVLQLVTANGTYRTSISLKQVDGKFLLNEIKVETDKKG, from the coding sequence ATGATGACCAGGTTGTTTATTATGCTGCTGTATATCATGCCCATAGGCCACACCGCCCCTGGCCCAATAGATAACGCGGCCGACCTGATCAAAGCCAACAACATCCATAAACTGGCCGAAATGTTCGCGCCGACGGTTGAAATTACCATCCTTAACGAAGAAAATATCTACTCTGCCGCCCAGGCAGAGGTGGTGCTGCAAAACTTTTTTAAAGCCAACCCGGTAAAAAGTATGCAGATCGTGCACCGCGTAAACTCTAATCCCATCATCCGTTACGCCGTGCTGCAACTGGTTACGGCTAATGGCACTTATCGCACTTCCATATCGCTGAAGCAGGTGGATGGGAAGTTTCTGTTGAATGAGATAAAGGTAGAGACGGATAAGAAGGGGTAG